Proteins found in one Magnolia sinica isolate HGM2019 chromosome 5, MsV1, whole genome shotgun sequence genomic segment:
- the LOC131247089 gene encoding stemmadenine O-acetyltransferase-like, with product MRASTFSKPKSRVDRLFEFLQQPDVDALNQFLPCGYDFARPTKDMLLAIQFTVFECGGIRRSDCSDKEVSINTQNIAKLRARAPGDLRPTRVEAATALIWRIIMKAQRKPGTVRASIPLLPVSLRSRMVPLLLDHSFGNLCVDAVSSWVSDGECNDDLQLCLERLLRYSIRKIGREYIAELRGRDGLIKAFEKYSKCSMDICCFTSHCRFPYYEADFGWGRPIWISSANIPFKNLIILMGRR from the exons ATGAGAGCATCGACTTTTTCTAAGCCCAAATCAAGGGTCGATCGGCTCTTCGAGTTTCTCCAGCAACCAGACGTGGATGCACTGAACCAGTTCCTCCCTTGTGGCTACGATTTTGCTAGACCTACCAAGGACATGCTCTTAGCAATCCAATTCACTGTTTTCGAATGCGGAGGAATA AGAAGAAGTGATTGTTCTGACAAAGAGGTTTCTATTAATACGCAGAACATAGCCAAACTTAGAGCTAGAGCCCCGGGGGACTTGCGTCCCACTCGAGTTGAGGCAGCCACAGCTCTCATCTGGCGGATTATCATGAAGGCTCAACGTAAGCCCGGGACAGTACGGGCATCCATACCGTTGCTTCCTGTCAGTTTGCGAAGCAGGATGGTCCCGCTCTTGCTAGATCATTCGTTTGGAAATCTTTGCGTCGATGCAGTTTCTTCATGGGTGTCAGATGGAGAGTGCAATGACGACTTGCAGCTTTGCTTAGAGAGGCTGTTGAGGTATTCGATAAGAAAAATCGGCCGTGAGTACATAGCTGAATTGCGAGGACGGGACGGGTTGATAAAGGCatttgagaaatactcaaaatGTAGCATGGACATTTGCTGTTTTACCAGTCATTGTAGGTTCCCGTACTATGAAGCGGATTTTGGTTGGGGAAGGCCCATCTGGATCAGCAGTGCGAATATTCCTTTTAAGAATCTCATCATCTTGATGGGAAGGAGATAG